The genomic DNA CAGGGTGCATTCCTTCATAATTGATTGGTTCCATGGGATTTGAAAGGTCCACCCCCTGGATCACAAGCAGATAAATATCTGATACTACATAATCAAAAATAATTCATAACTTCATACCCTGCAAGATTTACAAGCTGGAACTTGGCTGCCCACAGGAACCATGTTAGGATGTGCCTCCAAGCCCTGTATGTCCTAAAGTTTCATGACTCAAGTATTGATTTGACTAAGAAGCAGAAACATTGAGCAACATGAAATAGATGCAAAAACTGAAATGCGATTTCTAATATTGCTCTCTTCGGTTACTAAGAGAAACAAAAGACAGAAGTTTTAATACTAAGACAAACAAATGTAGAACTTTTACAGTCAACTCAGTACAACAAGGGGACTTATAATATCTGCAACATACATTTGTCCAAAAATTAATCTAGAGAGTGCTGAGGAACATGGGACGCTTGACAGAATTTCAGGACAGACATATCGCATGCCTAGTCCACTACATAGGTAGGAACAAATCCATATGGAATCAGTCAATAGTTAGCATGAAACAAATGAAAACCCCTATGGTTACAGATGAAGAATCAGCACAActcaaataaaatgaaaaaccaGTGGAATTACCATACCTGAAATGTAGCATTTCCAGATCGAGCAGAAGCATCAGCTAACGAATACATCACTGACGGTTGCTCCGAAAGCACCTTCTGCTTCTTTCGCAAGCCTTTTTCAATGCAGTTTCTTGGTtgcattttgtttttttgtccCTTTTTTGATTCTTTTGCTCTTGCCTTGCTTGATTTTTCTAGGACATTTTCTGATTCTGTGCCATCTGTGATGGAAGACAAGGATATCATAGGATTCTCAACATCAGGCTGGATCATAGATGTACTAATGCTCGTTTGCTTTAATAAGATGTCATCAACTTTCtttccaagttccaaccaaAATTTGTCTAGTATTCTATACGATTCTTCACATCCCGATGCTCGAGTAACAAGCCTAACATACTTCTGGCACATGCATTGATAGCGACTAGAGAATTCCAATGATTTATCCGTTTGAAATGTTTGACCTGGAGCCTCCAAGGATGTCAAACACCTAGCATATTTGGTCCAGCGCTTCAAGATGTATCTATCTGGTAGGTACTTTATATCCATAGCATCTAGAACTTTAAGTGCATGGCTACACAAGAAACCCTTTGTCTCAAACTTTCTACATGAGCAAGAAACCGTCTGTTCTGTAGGGTTTCCATAAACCTTAAATTGCTTCTCTTTATCAATAACTGAAACAGTATATTCACGACACGGGCCACTTTCATCACGGTTCACAATGTAAGCTGACTGGAACTCTTCATGTTCTTCTTGGAAAAGCTGAAAGATCATAGTGGCATAGACCTCGGAAGCTTGTAGTAGAACAGGAGCTTTAATCTTGAAGTAAGGCAACTTAAGCCTTGAACTATACTCAATTTCCAGTTCCTTGTGGCGCCTATCATTGACCACTTTTTGGACATGCCTCAGGAACAAAATAATATCCACCTCGGCTCTTAAATGATCCCGCACCTCAGAATGCAGGCTATCATTAAATCGTGTACCCTTCATCCCTGCTGAAAATATTCCTTTTACATAGGGTTTGGCCcacttctctttttcttcaaatACCTTTTGCAACCATACATTATCACAAAGGTTATGTTTATTGATCATAGCATTCCAAGAAGTGATAAACTCCATCTCTTCCTCATACTCATTGATGCAAGCCTTGAATTCCTTGATAAAACTGCAGTCACCTTTACCAAGATGATTCAAAATCCTGGTTGCAGCATGCTTTAGATTCCATGCGCATATAGCATGACTTGTACCAGGCATCACCAGCGACACGGCCTTTGCTATAACCATGTCTTGATGTGAAAAGAAAGTCCTTGGCGCTTGCTGTGACATTGCATGCAGGAATGTCTCAAACAGCCACTGGAAAGACTCAGCAGTTTCATCATACATGAGCGCCAGGGCGAAAAGAATAGGCTCACCCAAATTGTTGCAGCCAACAAAGGAGGCGAAATGACGGAGGCTAATACTGTTTCTTGACACCACATCAAACGCGACAACATCACCGAAATGACTGTAGTCGATAACCATCCTCGCATCTGCCCAGAATACATTCGCCACTTTATCCTCAACATCCAACTGCACTGCATAGTAGAAGCCAGGGTCAGCCTGAGACTGTTCCTGAAAGTAATTCAGTAAAGTGCCAGCCTCCCCATACTTCATCTCCCACTGCCTCCTCATCCGCAGAGGCCTCCGTTGCCCACCTTCCCCTGCACTCGCAGTCACAGCATTGTCCCCTTCTGCACAATTCTGCACTCCCAGTGGCTCACCCCCATTCACTGGATAATCCGGAGGCGGAACAGCATCAGGTGCTGCTGCCGTCCCCAGGAATGGGCAGGTCACGAAGGACGGGGCGAGCGGGTGGTTGTGCCGCGGCTGGAAAGCATAGACCTCTAATTTGGCGCCAGGCTTCGGTCGCCGGACGATGAGGTGCGCATTGCACCCCGTCCTTGAGTCCGGCACCGGCCCCTTGCTGGTGTGACTGGCCCGATGACCCTCGCGCGAGCAGGCGAACTTGCGGGAGGTGATTTCACCGGTCTTCTTGCTACGGTTGGCGTACTCCTTGCGGACGTTGAACCCCACCTTCCAGCCGTAGTAGCGGTAGAACTCGTACGCCTCCTGCTCTGACCCGAACTCCTGCCCCATCCGCGGCGTGTACTCCTCTGGCCGCGTAGGCGCGGCCGCGGGCCCCGCCCCAAGGGGTTTCGTGggcgccgtggcggcgtcggcggcggtggcgaccgcGGGGTGCCGGGACACCACTGGAGTAAATGCGGTAGCCCCTGAGGAATTTCTGGGCGGCGCCGcactggtggcggtggcggtggcggtggcggtggcgttgGGACCTCGCGGGGCATTTCGGGAAGGCCCGGTAGCGTTGGCCCGTGAAGTCTTGCGCGATGGAGGGGCGGCGATGGTGAGCCCCCGGGTGGCTGCGGACGGcgcagcggcggtggtggtcgTCGCCGAGGTGTCCCGGGGCGGCGGGGTGGTGACTGGGAGGTTAGGTTTTGGCGGGGAGGGGAGCGAGGGGGAGGCGTGGCTGCCTGACGAGGCGGGCTCGGCGATATTGGGACCGGGAGCCGGGTGGGGGTCagaaggagggggaggggacgcGGCCGAGGAGCTCATCGTcggcgcggcgacgggaggATGGAGGGGGCTAGTTGGCGCCGTGGAGGGCTGGAGGCTGGAGGCTTGGTTTGGGGTTCGGTGCTCCGTGACACTGTTGTCGACTTGTCGCGACGCAATGGCTGAGTAACAAAAGATGTCTTCCCACGTGAGTAAAATTTTAAACCTAAAATAACTCCATTAATATTTTAAATTTACTATAAAATATATGTTATTCTCTGCAAAGCTGAACTACGAGCGACCACCAAGTCACTCGCTGGCCATCGATGCAGCAATTTCGGGAAAACTCCGAGCCGATACACCCATGTACGTGAAACCCACACCTTTTCGTCATCCCTTGCTTCCATTACTGCCTCATCCAGCAACATTTCCTTTTTTCATGCGTactccctctctccccttttCTGATCTCTCTTTTCGATGGTAGAAGGGTAGGAGCTAGCAGACAAGTGACGGTGGAGAGGTCACCATGGCGGAGGGGatcctctccttccccttcaTTGCTGGCAGGCAGCTCCTGGCTCCGTCCTATCCCATGAAGCCCGTCGTAGAGATGGTTCGGAGACGAGGAGCACAGGTGGAGCCATGCGGGCATGGCGGGACACGGCGACGCGGGCCACGAAGATGGCGCAGCAAGTTGCGCGGCGAACGGCAGGGACCGGAGGCTGAGTGCCTgcgtttttttcttcttcctttttcatCTTTTTTCTTATTTCCTTCTTccctttgtattttttttctaaaaacgTTGCTTAATGGAAAAGTTATATATATAACTTATATAtacttttttatataatttttgctCCTTTCCCATGAGTTATACatataacttttttatttgaaaaaattTTATGTATAAGTTTTGCTTGCCCCGTATATATAACTTTTTGATTTGGAAAAGATTATATATATAAGTTTTGCTTTTTCTTCGGTAAGTTTTTATTATGTATAGATTGGtaaatttttattatgtatAGGTTGCATCGTTGACTTTGTTTAAAACGGGCCCGTGGTGGCACGCTGGCTGGAAAATGCGTGGCAGAAACAAAATCAGCAAGCTGGGAGCCCCTGTGGAGCTACGCGGGGACACGGATGCTCGAAAAAGGGATGGAGTCCGGCAGCTAAAAGGTAAAGCAAACATCTGTCGGAAATCAATGGCTGTGTACCCTCCTAGCGCTCGCGCCGACTAGATAGACCCATTATTCTCTCACACATAGAGATATAAATTTATTCacctacttttttttcttttgtttactAGTCATGCATACATACATTAGAATGGAACTCATTCAATCCCCACGACTAGATAGCCGCTTCTGTTGCTACGCCAAAGGTAGGTGTAGATGGATAGGTCACTCATCACTGCCTGCCTGCCCCTGTGCCGCTTATAAATAGGACGGGGTTGATGAGCTCATCCTTAAATATATGTTATTTTGTCAAACACATATATTCTTTAAGTTTCAATTGATGCAGATGTGATACAATCGATGGAAATGACATATCATGGacgagaacaacaaaccttattatttaaataaaaaatcaaCAGATTAGTTGTTATCATGTTTCTGTTTTTTTATAGACTCCCCTGAAACAATGTGTACGGCACTACGGGGCTGGGTTGCTTTGTTGCACACAGGAAGGAAAAGATGTTACGGCAAAAACGGCCATCGCCGACTCGACAGCAACCGAAAAATATATTTcgacttttccctttttttggcTGAGTCCTGCCCCTGTTTGACTGCACAGTGTTGTCTGCAAAAGCGCTTTATTTTTAGTCTCATTGGAGCTGCAAAGATTCTTAGCTAGAGCGTCAATTCTTACTTTCGTGCAGTGATGATCACGTATTCATCTAAGAATCTCTGAACTGTATGTGCTTGTGAATGAATTGTATGTGCATGTGGTAACGTGCTTAAACTTATCCCTCTGTTAGGAATCTGCATAGCATGGATGGAATATGTCTATTAGTATTTACATCGATGCTTTGTCCACTCAAAACCCCAAACATGCATGTGTGTCGTGTCCCTTCCTTTAGCTCCTTTGGCTCCTTTGTACATGCATGCCGGACATTTAGTTTTGAGTACAGCAAGAGAAGGGTCACGTGTCTTCTAATTTTTGATACGGTCTACCGCTCATGCTTTATATATACAAAGAAACTCCAAACATGCTAAAGAAACATAATCCTTGCTGTTCGATATGATATAAAGATATATCGATAAATTTGATAAAGATATTTACTTATTAATGGCTGCTTCTCCAGCTCTCCAGGCGCATGACTACGTCAAGCTCGCTATGGTGCCACAGCTTGTGGTGGACTCTATCGCCAGCACTCATGTACTTGCGCTAGAATAGGATCACAGTTAGCACTCCAAACTCTTGTACATTAGAAATACATCTTGAGATCAATAAAAGTTTTCCCTTAGCTCTCATTCTGTTATTGATGAAATAGACAAAGTTATTTTGAATTACGAGCATGATCCTCAAAGTTGAGCGTTGGTGGAGAAAAAAATGTTAATAAAAATTCTTAACTTCATTGATTTTGGTCGTGTATGTACAAATCAAAGTATGAATCCTACGAAGAATCAAAGCTTCTTTCTACTAAGGTAACTTTGTTATTCTTTGATTACTTATTAAGAAAGAACAGTACTAATAGTATACATGTATATTTGTGTGTTATAATGTATCTTACAAAACAAGTGTAGCTGCACTTAGCAAACCTAAATGAATTGCCACAATCCGAGTTCAGGTGTGCAACCCTTATATGGGCAATAAAATAGTAGCACTACTTACATAAAGTGCTAAAGTGCATTGATGGTTTCGTGCGCTAGGAAGAGGCTTGAGAGAAGTAAAAGAGCCAACCAGTACAAAGATATCACGttactaaaatgttgaaagtaataCCTCATTGATAAACATGAATATATCCGGTGTACCAAATGATCCATCAATCTTTGTGTCGATTGCGAATTGAGTGCAGCTCAGTTGGTAAGatttcttgtggtggaacctacTCACCTGAGTTCAAATCTAACCGGCGTCAGGGGCCATGCCTCTCGATAGCGAGGCGCCAAATGGTGACATGCAACCAGACGCTACCAATACTTAGTAGCTAAGGTTGATGGACATAAGGCCCTTGATTTTACTGTTTTCCTATATTTACTATAATCTGTCCATAATAAATATGATCTTTCGTAACATTTTGCTTAACGAATTTCACACCATGTATATTTCAAGTGAAGAACTCCCCCATAAGTTCTACAAATATATCAAAGACATGAACTATGGACTTgtcatgtttcttttttttttttgcaactttAAAGAACAATGTTCATATTTTTCAAAATCTAGGCCATACACATGGTGTGAAATTTCAATATCATAGTGCATCTTGGAGAGGTGTTTTGGACACGCATATAATCTATAAAAACTAACATGGAAGCCAATTGACGTTTTTTTATGAAGGCTTAACTATTTTTCTTCTAACTTGCCCGGTAAAGTAATTTACAAGATTCGCATATATACAAGAATTAGTTCCATTACTTTTTCAAAGAAAATAACAGAATAGTTCAATTAAGTCAAACCTTCTTTATTTTTTACCATTAAAATCCTAGAAATTTGAATAGTTTTCaatatgtgaattatatattatgaaaatatttctTATAGTTAATATAAACACATAAACCTTATGATGCTGAACCTACTTGCATTGCATTAGCAAATTCAAACTGACAACCAAGTACAACATTGGAAGGGGCAACGGTATGATAAGATATTATTAACAGTGTAATCCTCGTTTACTCATTAGCACAACGGCATGAAAGGGGCAACGCAATGTGTCAGATAAATGAAAACTTAACAAAACTATCTGTGTACAG from Setaria italica strain Yugu1 chromosome VII, Setaria_italica_v2.0, whole genome shotgun sequence includes the following:
- the LOC101780213 gene encoding protein FAR1-RELATED SEQUENCE 7 isoform X1, with the protein product MSSSAASPPPPSDPHPAPGPNIAEPASSGSHASPSLPSPPKPNLPVTTPPPRDTSATTTTAAAPSAATRGLTIAAPPSRKTSRANATGPSRNAPRGPNATATATATATSAAPPRNSSGATAFTPVVSRHPAVATAADAATAPTKPLGAGPAAAPTRPEEYTPRMGQEFGSEQEAYEFYRYYGWKVGFNVRKEYANRSKKTGEITSRKFACSREGHRASHTSKGPVPDSRTGCNAHLIVRRPKPGAKLEVYAFQPRHNHPLAPSFVTCPFLGTAAAPDAVPPPDYPVNGGEPLGVQNCAEGDNAVTASAGEGGQRRPLRMRRQWEMKYGEAGTLLNYFQEQSQADPGFYYAVQLDVEDKVANVFWADARMVIDYSHFGDVVAFDVVSRNSISLRHFASFVGCNNLGEPILFALALMYDETAESFQWLFETFLHAMSQQAPRTFFSHQDMVIAKAVSLVMPGTSHAICAWNLKHAATRILNHLGKGDCSFIKEFKACINEYEEEMEFITSWNAMINKHNLCDNVWLQKVFEEKEKWAKPYVKGIFSAGMKGTRFNDSLHSEVRDHLRAEVDIILFLRHVQKVVNDRRHKELEIEYSSRLKLPYFKIKAPVLLQASEVYATMIFQLFQEEHEEFQSAYIVNRDESGPCREYTVSVIDKEKQFKVYGNPTEQTVSCSCRKFETKGFLCSHALKVLDAMDIKYLPDRYILKRWTKYARCLTSLEAPGQTFQTDKSLEFSSRYQCMCQKYVRLVTRASGCEESYRILDKFWLELGKKVDDILLKQTSISTSMIQPDVENPMISLSSITDGTESENVLEKSSKARAKESKKGQKNKMQPRNCIEKGLRKKQKVLSEQPSVMYSLADASARSGNATFQDIQGLEAHPNMVPVGSQVPACKSCRGVDLSNPMEPINYEGMHPGLSPAFTQELDFVTYHTSLASSNSPQDQYNKHLGTKSTNSTNLHSSLTGLIEMNIWL
- the LOC101780213 gene encoding protein FAR1-RELATED SEQUENCE 7 isoform X2; the encoded protein is MSSSAASPPPPSDPHPAPGPNIAEPASSGSHASPSLPSPPKPNLPVTTPPPRDTSATTTTAAAPSAATRGLTIAAPPSRKTSRANATGPSRNAPRGPNATATATATATSAAPPRNSSGATAFTPVVSRHPAVATAADAATAPTKPLGAGPAAAPTRPEEYTPRMGQEFGSEQEAYEFYRYYGWKVGFNVRKEYANRSKKTGEITSRKFACSREGHRASHTSKGPVPDSRTGCNAHLIVRRPKPGAKLEVYAFQPRHNHPLAPSFVTCPFLGTAAAPDAVPPPDYPVNGGEPLGVQNCAEGDNAVTASAGEGGQRRPLRMRRQWEMKYGEAGTLLNYFQEQSQADPGFYYAVQLDVEDKVANVFWADARMVIDYSHFGDVVAFDVVSRNSISLRHFASFVGCNNLGEPILFALALMYDETAESFQWLFETFLHAMSQQAPRTFFSHQDMVIAKAVSLVMPGTSHAICAWNLKHAATRILNHLGKGDCSFIKEFKACINEYEEEMEFITSWNAMINKHNLCDNVWLQKVFEEKEKWAKPYVKGIFSAGMKGTRFNDSLHSEVRDHLRAEVDIILFLRHVQKVVNDRRHKELEIEYSSRLKLPYFKIKAPVLLQASEVYATMIFQLFQEEHEEFQSAYIVNRDESGPCREYTVSVIDKEKQFKVYGNPTEQTVSCSCRKFETKGFLCSHALKVLDAMDIKYLPDRYILKRWTKYARCLTSLEAPGQTFQTDKSLEFSSRYQCMCQKYVRLVTRASGCEESYRILDKFWLELGKKVDDILLKQTSISTSMIQPDVENPMISLSSITDGTESENVLEKSSKARAKESKKGQKNKMQPRNCIEKGLRKKQKVLSEQPSVMYSLADASARSGNATFQGLEAHPNMVPVGSQVPACKSCRGVDLSNPMEPINYEGMHPGLSPAFTQELDFVTYHTSLASSNSPQDQYNKHLGTKSTNSTNLHSSLTGLIEMNIWL
- the LOC101780213 gene encoding protein FAR1-RELATED SEQUENCE 7 isoform X5 gives rise to the protein MSSSAASPPPPSDPHPAPGPNIAEPASSGSHASPSLPSPPKPNLPVTTPPPRDTSATTTTAAAPSAATRGLTIAAPPSRKTSRANATGPSRNAPRGPNATATATATATSAAPPRNSSGATAFTPVVSRHPAVATAADAATAPTKPLGAGPAAAPTRPEEYTPRMGQEFGSEQEAYEFYRYYGWKVGFNVRKEYANRSKKTGEITSRKFACSREGHRASHTSKGPVPDSRTGCNAHLIVRRPKPGAKLEVYAFQPRHNHPLAPSFVTCPFLGTAAAPDAVPPPDYPVNGGEPLGVQNCAEGDNAVTASAGEGGQRRPLRMRRQWEMKYGEAGTLLNYFQEQSQADPGFYYAVQLDVEDKVANVFWADARMVIDYSHFGDVVAFDVVSRNSISLRHFASFVGCNNLGEPILFALALMYDETAESFQWLFETFLHAMSQQAPRTFFSHQDMVIAKAVSLVMPGTSHAICAWNLKHAATRILNHLGKGDCSFIKEFKACINEYEEEMEFITSWNAMINKHNLCDNVWLQKVFEEKEKWAKPYVKGIFSAGMKGTRFNDSLHSEVRDHLRAEVDIILFLRHVQKVVNDRRHKELEIEYSSRLKLPYFKIKAPVLLQASEVYATMIFQLFQEEHEEFQSAYIVNRDESGPCREYTVSVIDKEKQFKVYGNPTEQTVSCSCRKFETKGFLCSHALKVLDAMDIKYLPDRYILKRWTKYARCLTSLEAPGQTFQTDKSLEFSSRYQCMCQKYVRLVTRASGCEESYRILDKFWLELGKKVDDILLKQTSISTSMIQPDVENPMISLSSITDGTESENVLEKSSKARAKESKKGQKNKMQPRNCIEKGLRKKQKVLSEQPSVMYSLADASARSGNATFQDIQGLEAHPNMVPVGSQVPACKSCRGVDLSNPMEPINYEGMHPGLSPAFTQGL
- the LOC101780213 gene encoding protein FAR1-RELATED SEQUENCE 7 isoform X6 codes for the protein MSSSAASPPPPSDPHPAPGPNIAEPASSGSHASPSLPSPPKPNLPVTTPPPRDTSATTTTAAAPSAATRGLTIAAPPSRKTSRANATGPSRNAPRGPNATATATATATSAAPPRNSSGATAFTPVVSRHPAVATAADAATAPTKPLGAGPAAAPTRPEEYTPRMGQEFGSEQEAYEFYRYYGWKVGFNVRKEYANRSKKTGEITSRKFACSREGHRASHTSKGPVPDSRTGCNAHLIVRRPKPGAKLEVYAFQPRHNHPLAPSFVTCPFLGTAAAPDAVPPPDYPVNGGEPLGVQNCAEGDNAVTASAGEGGQRRPLRMRRQWEMKYGEAGTLLNYFQEQSQADPGFYYAVQLDVEDKVANVFWADARMVIDYSHFGDVVAFDVVSRNSISLRHFASFVGCNNLGEPILFALALMYDETAESFQWLFETFLHAMSQQAPRTFFSHQDMVIAKAVSLVMPGTSHAICAWNLKHAATRILNHLGKGDCSFIKEFKACINEYEEEMEFITSWNAMINKHNLCDNVWLQKVFEEKEKWAKPYVKGIFSAGMKGTRFNDSLHSEVRDHLRAEVDIILFLRHVQKVVNDRRHKELEIEYSSRLKLPYFKIKAPVLLQASEVYATMIFQLFQEEHEEFQSAYIVNRDESGPCREYTVSVIDKEKQFKVYGNPTEQTVSCSCRKFETKGFLCSHALKVLDAMDIKYLPDRYILKRWTKYARCLTSLEAPGQTFQTDKSLEFSSRYQCMCQKYVRLVTRASGCEESYRILDKFWLELGKKVDDILLKQTSISTSMIQPDVENPMISLSSITDGTESENVLEKSSKARAKESKKGQKNKMQPRNCIEKGLRKKQKVLSEQPSVMYSLADASARSGNATFQGVDLSNPMEPINYEGMHPGLSPAFTQGL
- the LOC101780213 gene encoding protein FAR1-RELATED SEQUENCE 7 isoform X3, coding for MSSSAASPPPPSDPHPAPGPNIAEPASSGSHASPSLPSPPKPNLPVTTPPPRDTSATTTTAAAPSAATRGLTIAAPPSRKTSRANATGPSRNAPRGPNATATATATATSAAPPRNSSGATAFTPVVSRHPAVATAADAATAPTKPLGAGPAAAPTRPEEYTPRMGQEFGSEQEAYEFYRYYGWKVGFNVRKEYANRSKKTGEITSRKFACSREGHRASHTSKGPVPDSRTGCNAHLIVRRPKPGAKLEVYAFQPRHNHPLAPSFVTCPFLGTAAAPDAVPPPDYPVNGGEPLGVQNCAEGDNAVTASAGEGGQRRPLRMRRQWEMKYGEAGTLLNYFQEQSQADPGFYYAVQLDVEDKVANVFWADARMVIDYSHFGDVVAFDVVSRNSISLRHFASFVGCNNLGEPILFALALMYDETAESFQWLFETFLHAMSQQAPRTFFSHQDMVIAKAVSLVMPGTSHAICAWNLKHAATRILNHLGKGDCSFIKEFKACINEYEEEMEFITSWNAMINKHNLCDNVWLQKVFEEKEKWAKPYVKGIFSAGMKGTRFNDSLHSEVRDHLRAEVDIILFLRHVQKVVNDRRHKELEIEYSSRLKLPYFKIKAPVLLQASEVYATMIFQLFQEEHEEFQSAYIVNRDESGPCREYTVSVIDKEKQFKVYGNPTEQTVSCSCRKFETKGFLCSHALKVLDAMDIKYLPDRYILKRWTKYARCLTSLEAPGQTFQTDKSLEFSSRYQCMCQKYVRLVTRASGCEESYRILDKFWLELGKKVDDILLKQTSISTSMIQPDVENPMISLSSITDGTESENVLEKSSKARAKESKKGQKNKMQPRNCIEKGLRKKQKVLSEQPSVMYSLADASARSGNATFQGVDLSNPMEPINYEGMHPGLSPAFTQELDFVTYHTSLASSNSPQDQYNKHLGTKSTNSTNLHSSLTGLIEMNIWL
- the LOC101780213 gene encoding protein FAR1-RELATED SEQUENCE 7 isoform X4, producing the protein MSSSAASPPPPSDPHPAPGPNIAEPASSGSHASPSLPSPPKPNLPVTTPPPRDTSATTTTAAAPSAATRGLTIAAPPSRKTSRANATGPSRNAPRGPNATATATATATSAAPPRNSSGATAFTPVVSRHPAVATAADAATAPTKPLGAGPAAAPTRPEEYTPRMGQEFGSEQEAYEFYRYYGWKVGFNVRKEYANRSKKTGEITSRKFACSREGHRASHTSKGPVPDSRTGCNAHLIVRRPKPGAKLEVYAFQPRHNHPLAPSFVTCPFLGTAAAPDAVPPPDYPVNGGEPLGVQNCAEGDNAVTASAGEGGQRRPLRMRRQWEMKYGEAGTLLNYFQEQSQADPGFYYAVQLDVEDKVANVFWADARMVIDYSHFGDVVAFDVVSRNSISLRHFASFVGCNNLGEPILFALALMYDETAESFQWLFETFLHAMSQQAPRTFFSHQDMVIAKAVSLVMPGTSHAICAWNLKHAATRILNHLGKGDCSFIKEFKACINEYEEEMEFITSWNAMINKHNLCDNVWLQKVFEEKEKWAKPYVKGIFSAGMKGTRFNDSLHSEVRDHLRAEVDIILFLRHVQKVVNDRRHKELEIEYSSRLKLPYFKIKAPVLLQASEVYATMIFQLFQEEHEEFQSAYIVNRDESGPCREYTVSVIDKEKQFKVYGNPTEQTVSCSCRKFETKGFLCSHALKVLDAMDIKYLPDRYILKRWTKYARCLTSLEAPGQTFQTDKSLEFSSRYQCMCQKYVRLVTRASGCEESYRILDKFWLELGKKVDDILLKQTSISTSMIQPDVENPMISLSSITDGTESENVLEKSSKARAKESKKGQKNKMQPRNCIEKGLRKKQKVLSEQPSVMYSLADASARSGNATFQDIQGLEAHPNMVPVGSQVPACKSCRGVDLSNPMEPINYEGMHPGLSPAFTQELDFVTYHTSLASSNSPQDQGL